A single genomic interval of Solea senegalensis isolate Sse05_10M unplaced genomic scaffold, IFAPA_SoseM_1 scf7180000012881, whole genome shotgun sequence harbors:
- the saga gene encoding S-arrestin a isoform X1 — protein sequence MSPKNVVFKKICKDKSVGVYMGKRDFVDRVDSVEPVDGVVLIDPEALQGRKVFVTLSCTFRYGRDDMDVMGIAFRRELYMSTRQVYPPLQDRDKGVHTKTQARLLRKLGDNAFPFFFEFPDNLPCSVAMQPAQHDVGKQCAVEFEIKAFSAESQDAKVRKRSTVKLMIRKVQFAPESEGVAPSVETTRDFVMSDKPLHVKASLDKEIYYHGEVIKVHVSVTNSSSKNIKNIIVSVDQVAMVVLYSNDSYVKAVAIEEFGDSVPAGATLQKTYALLPLLVNNRERRGIALDGKLKHEDTNLASSSIVKEGVLKEVMGIMVSYKVTVKLIVGGMMSSSEVGLEVPFKLMHPKPDAVKESEVEEELVFQEFKRSYLKGMIDDDEDGNVSGGEDMAAKEK from the exons ATGAGtccaaaaaatgttgtgttcaaGAAAATCTGTAAGGACAAGTCG GTGGGCGTGTACATGGGAAAACGAGACTTTGTGGACCGCGTCGACTCTGTGGAACCAGTGG ATGGCGTTGTCCTCATTGATCCTGAGGCTCTGCAGGGACGGAAAG TGTTCGTCACCCTGTCTTGCACCTTTCGCTATGGCAGAGACGACATGGACGTGATGGGAATCGCATTCCGCAGGGAGCTGTACATGTCCACGCGGCAGGTGTATCCTCCACTGCAGGACAGAGACAAAGGTGTCCACACCAAGACACAGGCACGGCTGCTGCGCAAGCTAGGAGACAACGCATTCCCGTTCTTCTTTGAG tttcctGACAACCTGCCTTGCTCAGTGGCTATGCAGCCGGCACAGCACGACGTCGGAAAG CAATGTGCAGTGGAGTTTGAAATCAAAGCATTCAGCGCTGAGAGTCAGGACGCTAAAGTTCGCAAGCG GAGCACTGTGAAGCTGATGATCAGGAAGGTCCAGTTCGCTCCAGAGAGCGAGGGAGTGGCGCCCTCTGTTGAAACAACTCGGGACTTTGTCATGTCCGACAAACCGCTGCACGTCAAGGCCAGTCTGGATAAAGAG ATTTACTACCACGGTGAGGTCATCAAGGTGCACGTGAGCGTCACCAACAGCTCCAGCAAGAACATCAAGAACATCATCGTCTCAG TGGATCAGGTGGCCATGGTGGTGCTGTACTCCAACGACAGTTATGTGAAAGCTGTGGCTATCGAGGAGTTTGG AGACTCTGTGCCGGCCGGAGCCACGCTGCAGAAAACCTACGCTCTGCTGCCCCTACTGGTCAACAACAGGGAGAGGAGGGGCATCGCTCTGGACGGAAAACTCAAGCacgaggacacaaacctggcctCGTCCAGCAT TGTAAAGGAGGGAGTGTTGAAGGAGGTCATGGGAATCATGGTTTCATACAAAGTCACAGTGAAACTCATCGTTGGAGG GATGATGAGCTCAAg TGAGGTCGGCCTGGAGGTTCCCTTCAAACTGATGCATCCTAAACCTGACGCAG TAAAGGAGAG cgaggtggaggaggagctggttTTCCAGGAGTTCAAACGTTCATACCTGAAGGGGATGATCGATGACGACGAGGACGGTAATGTGTCGGGCGGAGAAGACATGGCGGCCAAGGAGAAGTAG
- the saga gene encoding S-arrestin a isoform X2, translating into MSPKNVVFKKICKDKSVGVYMGKRDFVDRVDSVEPVDGVVLIDPEALQGRKVFVTLSCTFRYGRDDMDVMGIAFRRELYMSTRQVYPPLQDRDKGVHTKTQARLLRKLGDNAFPFFFEFPDNLPCSVAMQPAQHDVGKQCAVEFEIKAFSAESQDAKVRKRSTVKLMIRKVQFAPESEGVAPSVETTRDFVMSDKPLHVKASLDKEIYYHGEVIKVHVSVTNSSSKNIKNIIVSVDQVAMVVLYSNDSYVKAVAIEEFGDSVPAGATLQKTYALLPLLVNNRERRGIALDGKLKHEDTNLASSSIVKEGVLKEVMGIMVSYKVTVKLIVGGMMSSSEVGLEVPFKLMHPKPDAARWRRSWFSRSSNVHT; encoded by the exons ATGAGtccaaaaaatgttgtgttcaaGAAAATCTGTAAGGACAAGTCG GTGGGCGTGTACATGGGAAAACGAGACTTTGTGGACCGCGTCGACTCTGTGGAACCAGTGG ATGGCGTTGTCCTCATTGATCCTGAGGCTCTGCAGGGACGGAAAG TGTTCGTCACCCTGTCTTGCACCTTTCGCTATGGCAGAGACGACATGGACGTGATGGGAATCGCATTCCGCAGGGAGCTGTACATGTCCACGCGGCAGGTGTATCCTCCACTGCAGGACAGAGACAAAGGTGTCCACACCAAGACACAGGCACGGCTGCTGCGCAAGCTAGGAGACAACGCATTCCCGTTCTTCTTTGAG tttcctGACAACCTGCCTTGCTCAGTGGCTATGCAGCCGGCACAGCACGACGTCGGAAAG CAATGTGCAGTGGAGTTTGAAATCAAAGCATTCAGCGCTGAGAGTCAGGACGCTAAAGTTCGCAAGCG GAGCACTGTGAAGCTGATGATCAGGAAGGTCCAGTTCGCTCCAGAGAGCGAGGGAGTGGCGCCCTCTGTTGAAACAACTCGGGACTTTGTCATGTCCGACAAACCGCTGCACGTCAAGGCCAGTCTGGATAAAGAG ATTTACTACCACGGTGAGGTCATCAAGGTGCACGTGAGCGTCACCAACAGCTCCAGCAAGAACATCAAGAACATCATCGTCTCAG TGGATCAGGTGGCCATGGTGGTGCTGTACTCCAACGACAGTTATGTGAAAGCTGTGGCTATCGAGGAGTTTGG AGACTCTGTGCCGGCCGGAGCCACGCTGCAGAAAACCTACGCTCTGCTGCCCCTACTGGTCAACAACAGGGAGAGGAGGGGCATCGCTCTGGACGGAAAACTCAAGCacgaggacacaaacctggcctCGTCCAGCAT TGTAAAGGAGGGAGTGTTGAAGGAGGTCATGGGAATCATGGTTTCATACAAAGTCACAGTGAAACTCATCGTTGGAGG GATGATGAGCTCAAg TGAGGTCGGCCTGGAGGTTCCCTTCAAACTGATGCATCCTAAACCTGACGCAG cgaggtggaggaggagctggttTTCCAGGAGTTCAAACGTTCATACCTGA